In a single window of the Rhineura floridana isolate rRhiFlo1 chromosome 3, rRhiFlo1.hap2, whole genome shotgun sequence genome:
- the LOC133380874 gene encoding zinc finger protein 239-like — MGEKFFKCPNLGENFLSSSDPFGHQQVLAADKLYKCLECGKCFTHSKNFSTHQRIHTGEKPYKCPECGKRYGASSTLSRHRKIHMEEKPYRCPECEKGFSYKADLIKHHRVHTGEKPYVCGECGKSFSQSSNFVTHQRSHTGEKPYECPDCGKSFTVSSSLIEHQRVHTSEKPFLCTECGKSFNRSSHLNVHQRIHTGERPFQCPDCGKGFTILSTLSKHQRIHTGEKPYKCPKCERSFRVSSILTQHIRTHTGEKPYICSDCGRRFSQKSPLIAHQKLHARKKTV; from the coding sequence ATGGGAGAGAAATTCTTTAAATGCCCCAATCTCGGGGAAAATTTCCTGAGCAGCTCAGATCCTTTTGGACATCAGCAAGTCCTTGCAGCTGACAAACtgtataaatgcctggagtgtggaaaatgTTTTACTCATAGTAAGAACTTCAGCACTCACCAGAGAATCCACACTGGAGAAAAACCTTACAAATGTCCTGAATGTGGGAAAAGGTATGGTGCCAGCTCAACTCTTAGTAGGCATAGAAAAATCCACATGGAAGAAAAGCCTTATAGATGTCCGGAGTGTGAGAAGGGTTTCAGTTACAAAGCAGATCTCATTAAACACCACCGAgttcacaccggggagaaaccttATGTATGTGGtgagtgtgggaaaagctttagTCAAAGCTCAAACTTTGTTACACATCAGAGaagccacacaggagagaaaccttatgAATGCCCTGACTGCGGGAAAAGTTTTACCGTGAGTTCAAGTCTTATTGAACATCAGCGAGTCCACACCTCTGAGAAACCTTTCTTGTGCACagaatgtgggaaaagcttcaatcGGAGCTCACATCTCAATGTACACcagagaattcacacaggagagaggCCCTTTCAGTGTCCTGATTGTGGAAAAGGCTTTACGATACTTTCCACCCTTAGtaaacatcaaagaatccatacaggaGAAAAACCTTACAAATGCCCCAAGTGTGAGCGAAGCTTTAGGGTGAGCTCAATTCTTACACAACATAttagaacccacacaggagagaaaccatacatTTGTTCTGATTGTGGGAGACGCTTCAGTCAAAAATCACCCCTCATTGCTCACCAGAAACTCCATGCTCGTAAGAAAACTGTGTAG